The following proteins come from a genomic window of Pseudomonas hygromyciniae:
- a CDS encoding Y-family DNA polymerase, whose protein sequence is MRWVCIVFPQLALDGVLRQRPEPEQPLALLAGPPQRRVLQTVNAAARALGLRPGQSLTAAHALTKAFACVEYDPVDIDRCQQLLAAWAYGFSSQVSVFYPRALLFEIESSLGLFGPWPLLEARLREELTDLGFRHRIVAAPNPAAARVLANAYDGLAVADAEGLQQALGPMPIDRVGIDPQAATALSRMGLRTLAQVQALPRHTLARRFDAGLLKHLDALIGQRALALDFYQPPDRFDLRIELNFDVQSHQALLFPLRRLTGDLAAFLCGRDSGVQRFALHLEHAEAPDSVITVGLLSAEREPSMLFELARGRLEQVLVAAPVRGLRLLAEDLPVFVPQRQDLFDERPQQTLPWAQLRERLRARLGDEAVQGLRFHADHRPECAWLPGSDSRVCPPLNPVQRPGWLLKEPTLLAEQGIQILLGPERIESGWWDGADIRRDYYLVRTRAGQQGWAYRTVGDSAGLWLQGWFA, encoded by the coding sequence ATGCGCTGGGTGTGTATTGTCTTCCCGCAATTGGCGTTGGACGGGGTCTTGCGTCAGCGCCCCGAGCCCGAGCAACCCCTGGCGTTGTTGGCCGGCCCGCCACAGCGCCGGGTGCTGCAAACCGTCAATGCCGCCGCCCGAGCCTTGGGCCTGCGCCCCGGCCAATCCCTGACGGCGGCCCATGCCCTGACCAAGGCCTTTGCCTGCGTCGAATACGATCCGGTGGATATCGACCGTTGCCAACAACTGCTCGCTGCCTGGGCCTATGGTTTCAGCTCCCAGGTCAGCGTGTTCTATCCGCGGGCCTTGCTGTTTGAAATTGAATCGAGCCTGGGCCTGTTCGGGCCGTGGCCGCTGCTGGAAGCACGCTTGCGCGAGGAACTGACCGACCTGGGCTTTCGCCACCGTATCGTCGCCGCCCCCAACCCGGCCGCCGCGCGCGTATTGGCCAATGCCTACGATGGCCTGGCCGTGGCCGATGCCGAGGGCCTCCAGCAAGCCCTTGGGCCGATGCCCATCGATCGCGTCGGCATCGACCCGCAAGCCGCCACGGCCTTGTCGCGCATGGGCCTGCGGACCCTGGCCCAGGTGCAGGCGTTGCCCCGGCATACCTTGGCCCGGCGGTTTGACGCAGGGTTGCTCAAGCACCTGGATGCCTTGATCGGGCAACGGGCGCTGGCCCTGGATTTCTATCAGCCTCCGGATCGTTTCGACCTGCGCATCGAATTGAATTTCGATGTGCAGTCTCACCAGGCCCTGCTGTTTCCCTTGCGGCGTCTGACCGGCGACCTGGCGGCGTTCCTCTGTGGCCGCGACAGTGGCGTGCAGCGTTTTGCCCTGCACCTGGAGCATGCCGAGGCGCCGGACAGCGTAATCACGGTTGGCCTGTTGAGTGCCGAGCGCGAACCGTCGATGCTGTTTGAACTGGCCCGTGGTCGCCTGGAACAGGTGCTAGTAGCCGCGCCAGTGCGTGGCCTGCGCCTGCTGGCCGAGGACCTGCCGGTGTTTGTGCCCCAGCGCCAGGACCTGTTCGACGAGCGCCCGCAGCAAACCCTGCCCTGGGCACAATTGCGCGAGCGTCTGCGGGCGCGTCTGGGGGATGAGGCGGTGCAGGGCTTGCGCTTTCATGCTGACCATCGCCCCGAGTGTGCCTGGCTGCCGGGCAGCGACAGCCGCGTCTGCCCGCCCTTGAACCCGGTGCAACGCCCTGGCTGGTTGCTCAAGGAGCCGACCTTGTTGGCCGAGCAGGGCATCCAGATCCTGCTGGGCCCGGAGCGCATCGAGTCCGGTTGGTGGGATGGCGCGGATATCCGCCGCGACTACTACCTGGTGCGCACCCGTGCCGGGCAGCAAGGCTGGGCTTATCGCACCGTGGGTGACAGCGCCGGGTTGTGGCTGCAGGGTTGGTTTGCATGA
- the imuA gene encoding translesion DNA synthesis-associated protein ImuA translates to MGAVVALDSLFNGGRVWKGRPAAPPASVHPTGLAALDAVLPSGGWPEAALSEILVAQQGVGELQLVWPTLARLSAAGERIVLVAPPYTPYPHAWQNAGVDLRQLSVIQADERDALWAAEQCLRSGSCGAVLCWPRKADDRALRRLQVAAETGQTLAFAWRALGEAINPSPAALRLAVEPSQVRVLKCRGGLAHPAPIALARGH, encoded by the coding sequence ATGGGCGCCGTGGTTGCACTGGACTCGCTGTTCAATGGCGGGCGGGTCTGGAAGGGGCGGCCGGCCGCACCGCCGGCCAGTGTGCATCCCACCGGGCTTGCGGCCCTGGATGCGGTGTTGCCCAGCGGTGGCTGGCCGGAGGCGGCCTTGAGTGAAATCCTCGTGGCCCAGCAGGGCGTGGGCGAATTGCAACTGGTCTGGCCGACCCTGGCGCGGCTGTCGGCGGCCGGCGAGCGCATTGTGCTGGTGGCGCCGCCGTATACCCCATACCCCCACGCCTGGCAGAACGCCGGCGTAGACCTGCGCCAGCTCTCGGTGATCCAGGCCGATGAGCGCGATGCCTTGTGGGCGGCGGAGCAATGCCTGCGTTCCGGTAGTTGCGGCGCTGTGCTGTGCTGGCCGCGCAAGGCGGATGATCGGGCCTTGCGCCGCTTGCAGGTGGCCGCCGAGACCGGCCAGACCCTGGCGTTTGCCTGGCGGGCCCTGGGCGAGGCGATCAACCCGTCACCGGCCGCCCTGCGCCTGGCCGTCGAGCCGAGCCAGGTGCGGGTGCTCAAGTGCCGGGGCGGCCTGGCCCATCCCGCGCCGATTGCCCTGGCCCGCGGGCACTGA
- a CDS encoding ribonuclease T2 family protein, giving the protein MKWRTSWIALCLVLTALADAAPRNQGQAGDFDFYVLSLSWSPTFCLTHPQDQQCTGKGYGFVLHGLWPQYARGGWPASCLPQSQLSAEELTKGMSLFVTEKLLKHEWAKHGTCSGVEASEYLDKTDTALGVVQIPQAFEPFNVPGPLAARDIEALFRESNPGMGRHGMAVICKGKVLSEVRVCLNKELRFAGCPKSIKTQCRGGEIRIPAQR; this is encoded by the coding sequence ATGAAATGGAGAACCTCCTGGATCGCCCTGTGCCTGGTATTGACCGCCCTGGCTGATGCTGCCCCCCGCAATCAGGGACAGGCCGGCGACTTTGATTTTTATGTGTTGTCACTGTCCTGGTCGCCGACTTTTTGCCTGACCCACCCGCAGGACCAACAATGCACGGGCAAGGGCTACGGCTTTGTGCTGCACGGCCTGTGGCCACAATATGCGCGAGGCGGTTGGCCGGCATCTTGCCTGCCGCAGTCGCAGTTGTCGGCCGAGGAACTGACCAAGGGCATGTCACTGTTCGTCACCGAAAAACTGCTCAAGCATGAGTGGGCCAAGCACGGCACATGCAGCGGCGTGGAAGCATCCGAGTATCTGGACAAGACTGATACAGCATTGGGCGTGGTGCAGATTCCGCAGGCGTTCGAGCCCTTCAATGTGCCGGGCCCACTCGCAGCCAGGGACATTGAAGCTTTGTTTCGCGAGAGCAACCCCGGCATGGGGCGCCACGGCATGGCCGTGATCTGCAAGGGCAAGGTGTTGTCGGAGGTGCGGGTCTGCTTGAACAAGGAACTGCGCTTTGCCGGCTGCCCGAAGAGCATCAAGACGCAATGCCGGGGTGGCGAGATCCGCATTCCAGCCCAGCGATAG
- a CDS encoding Gfo/Idh/MocA family protein, with amino-acid sequence MSTIRWGMIGCGSVTEVKSGPAFYKAPGSALVAVMGRREEAVRDYAARHGIARFYTDAQALIDDPEVDAVYIATPPASHLEYSLLVAAAGKHCCVEKPMSLNAEQSALMQRTFERAGLHLFVSYYRRSLPRFQQVRAWLQEGRIGELRHLTWTLCKPPAPTDTHASNWRTDPAIAGGGYFADLASHGFDLFQYLAGDIVEVTGYTARQAGRYAAEDAVTACWSFSSGALGMGCWNFVADRREDRVELIGSTGRITFSVFDEQPLQLQAEVSETLHIAHHPHIQWHHVLGMNAHIRGESVHPALAIEALKTDRIMDRVLQRKP; translated from the coding sequence ATGAGCACCATCCGCTGGGGCATGATCGGTTGTGGCAGTGTTACTGAAGTAAAGAGTGGACCCGCTTTCTACAAAGCGCCAGGTTCGGCCCTGGTGGCTGTGATGGGGCGTCGTGAGGAAGCGGTGCGCGATTATGCGGCACGCCACGGGATTGCCCGGTTTTACACCGATGCCCAGGCGCTGATCGATGATCCCGAAGTGGATGCGGTGTACATCGCCACGCCACCGGCCAGCCACCTGGAATACAGCCTGCTGGTGGCGGCGGCGGGCAAGCATTGCTGCGTCGAGAAGCCGATGTCGCTGAATGCCGAGCAGAGCGCATTGATGCAGCGCACTTTCGAGCGGGCCGGGCTGCATCTGTTTGTCTCCTATTACCGGCGCTCTCTGCCGCGCTTCCAGCAGGTGCGTGCCTGGCTGCAAGAAGGGCGCATCGGCGAGTTGCGCCACCTGACCTGGACGTTGTGCAAGCCGCCAGCGCCGACGGATACCCATGCCAGCAACTGGCGCACGGATCCGGCGATTGCCGGGGGTGGTTATTTTGCCGACCTGGCCAGCCATGGTTTCGACCTGTTCCAGTACCTGGCGGGGGATATCGTCGAGGTCACGGGTTACACCGCGCGCCAGGCTGGGCGCTATGCGGCGGAAGACGCGGTCACCGCCTGCTGGAGCTTCAGCTCGGGCGCGCTGGGCATGGGCTGCTGGAACTTTGTGGCTGACCGGCGCGAGGATCGGGTCGAGTTGATCGGCAGCACAGGGCGTATCACGTTTTCAGTATTCGACGAGCAGCCGTTGCAGCTGCAAGCCGAAGTCAGCGAGACCCTGCATATTGCCCATCACCCCCATATCCAGTGGCACCACGTGCTGGGCATGAACGCCCATATTCGCGGCGAGAGTGTGCACCCGGCACTGGCGATCGAGGCCTTGAAGACCGACCGGATCATGGATCGGGTGTTGCAGCGCAAGCCCTGA
- a CDS encoding NUDIX hydrolase, with translation MKIRATVICEHKGHILFVRKARSKWALPGGKVERDERPVGAAERELQEETGLNVDGLLYLQELKASDTLHHVFEASVVNIDQARPCNEIIDCQWHAYSALEQLDATDATKRIVRSFLRRL, from the coding sequence ATGAAAATACGCGCAACGGTGATTTGCGAACACAAAGGGCACATTCTGTTCGTGCGCAAGGCCAGGTCGAAATGGGCGTTGCCCGGCGGCAAGGTCGAGCGCGATGAGCGCCCGGTCGGCGCGGCCGAGCGTGAGCTGCAAGAGGAAACCGGGCTGAACGTAGATGGTTTGTTGTATCTGCAGGAGTTAAAGGCCAGTGACACGCTGCATCACGTGTTTGAAGCCTCGGTGGTGAACATCGACCAGGCCCGGCCCTGCAATGAAATCATCGATTGCCAATGGCATGCCTACAGCGCACTGGAGCAGTTGGACGCTACCGACGCTACCAAGCGCATTGTCCGTTCGTTTCTGCGCAGACTCTGA
- a CDS encoding DUF1652 domain-containing protein encodes MISIVDLSRIMASGFAPLSCDCRVNSEGLLTIRVFEPESGRVDLLLTGVSPQGLNSIRAISNLIGELRTELKAGRRGFAAFG; translated from the coding sequence ATGATTTCCATCGTTGATTTGAGCCGCATCATGGCGTCCGGTTTCGCCCCGCTGTCGTGTGACTGTCGCGTCAACTCCGAGGGTTTATTGACCATCCGCGTCTTCGAGCCCGAGTCCGGTCGCGTGGACCTGCTATTGACCGGCGTATCGCCCCAGGGCCTGAATAGTATCCGTGCCATCTCCAACCTGATCGGCGAGCTGCGCACCGAACTCAAAGCCGGGCGCCGTGGGTTTGCGGCATTCGGCTAG